One genomic segment of Chitinispirillales bacterium ANBcel5 includes these proteins:
- a CDS encoding type II secretion system protein, with translation MKTNPPDRNGFTIVELMVSVFILGIISTSLLQGLYSGDKIRGRANVARSASHLALNEAERIKNSATTGFIIQDSVYQQTIRGVSYSVNRTVLSHHLTDNSEPIEIHIDITPEPSDFPSYSFRMIQGYDF, from the coding sequence ATGAAAACAAATCCACCGGATCGAAACGGGTTCACGATTGTAGAATTGATGGTTTCTGTCTTTATACTTGGAATAATCTCTACATCTTTGCTTCAGGGTCTCTATTCAGGTGATAAGATCCGTGGCAGAGCGAATGTCGCCCGTAGCGCTTCACACCTTGCTCTTAATGAGGCTGAAAGGATAAAAAATTCAGCAACAACGGGTTTTATTATTCAGGATTCTGTCTATCAACAGACAATCAGAGGGGTGAGTTATTCTGTTAACAGAACCGTTCTGTCTCATCACCTTACGGATAATTCAGAGCCGATTGAAATACATATTGATATTACTCCGGAGCCATCAGATTTTCCATCCTATTCTTTCAGGATGATTCAGGGGTATGACTTTTAA
- a CDS encoding prepilin-type N-terminal cleavage/methylation domain-containing protein, translated as MTFNTIKEMKPFKRCGVSIIELTVAMAISAVLLSILFYTWNTFNFQIAQRDHVYSLRDETIRIAEEITTNIRRTPSVLDYSLNSIRFISPTHGDTVEYRFDGEQLSRNGKTVTNRAYGGEITSFEIRGHNTQIGSEHILLEILLTSSDRRDNRDTVRSIVGSKTVGDDDNKFWW; from the coding sequence ATGACTTTTAATACAATTAAAGAGATGAAGCCATTTAAACGTTGTGGGGTAAGTATAATTGAACTTACTGTTGCTATGGCTATATCTGCAGTGCTGCTCTCAATACTTTTCTACACATGGAATACTTTTAACTTTCAAATAGCGCAAAGAGACCATGTGTATTCATTGCGGGATGAAACGATCCGTATTGCCGAAGAGATAACCACTAACATACGACGAACTCCTTCTGTACTTGATTATTCATTGAATTCGATACGATTCATTTCTCCAACTCATGGCGACACAGTAGAATACAGATTTGATGGAGAGCAACTTTCAAGAAATGGCAAAACAGTAACAAACCGTGCTTACGGTGGGGAAATTACTTCTTTTGAGATCAGAGGCCATAATACGCAAATTGGATCAGAGCACATTTTACTGGAGATTTTGCTGACAAGCAGTGACAGAAGAGATAACAGGGATACTGTGAGGAGTATCGTAGGCAGCAAAACTGTTGGAGATGATGATAATAAGTTTTGGTGGTAA
- a CDS encoding Sua5/YciO/YrdC/YwlC family protein, producing MERRTKTMDDSLLRLETASGTFLAASVFSSKALAKMLIKTGANHIEQPMVCVSNRIDLLDIVAEFPETAYLLSTRFWPGSLNLIFSSGENVPGILNNRSSTVMVTMPQNDEFRQFIDLHGPLAVVKDSCEESEFLGSEDGEVFKTDSGIINDDATVISFLDSHSPLIVSPGSIPVEKIKEVTGTIEWFTGGSVQNYFDKQSPSLVLSTPLFVAEKDSLSVYDQSSCNRVALVTFGESVNFSSEYEFVRNLSLAGDLGEAAANLYPTLQDLDCRGYDAIFLELLPSQHPLGSLLNRRLREIGLDISKFGLLMNEAY from the coding sequence ATGGAAAGAAGGACTAAAACTATGGACGACTCCTTGTTACGGCTTGAAACCGCTTCCGGTACCTTTTTAGCAGCTTCTGTTTTCAGCAGCAAAGCTTTGGCAAAAATGTTGATAAAAACGGGGGCAAATCACATTGAGCAGCCGATGGTGTGTGTAAGTAACAGAATCGATCTGCTTGATATCGTTGCAGAGTTCCCTGAAACTGCTTATTTGCTTTCTACCCGGTTTTGGCCTGGTAGTCTTAATCTGATTTTCAGCTCCGGAGAAAATGTGCCCGGGATTCTAAATAACCGCAGTTCAACTGTAATGGTTACTATGCCGCAAAATGATGAGTTCAGGCAATTTATTGACCTGCACGGTCCTTTGGCTGTGGTAAAAGACTCATGTGAAGAATCTGAGTTTTTGGGCAGTGAGGATGGGGAGGTGTTTAAAACTGATAGTGGGATTATTAACGATGACGCGACTGTTATTTCGTTTTTGGATTCTCATTCACCTCTGATTGTTTCACCTGGATCTATTCCGGTGGAGAAGATTAAAGAGGTTACCGGAACAATTGAATGGTTTACCGGAGGATCAGTGCAGAATTATTTCGATAAGCAATCGCCTTCACTTGTACTCTCAACACCACTATTTGTTGCGGAAAAGGATTCACTTTCTGTTTACGATCAGAGTAGCTGTAACAGAGTTGCTCTTGTGACTTTTGGGGAAAGTGTCAATTTTTCGTCAGAATATGAGTTCGTCAGAAATCTATCGCTTGCAGGGGATTTAGGTGAAGCCGCCGCAAATCTCTACCCTACGCTTCAGGACCTTGATTGCAGGGGTTATGATGCAATATTTCTTGAACTCCTGCCCTCTCAACATCCGCTTGGTTCACTGTTAAACAGGCGTTTGAGGGAGATCGGGCTCGATATTAGTAAATTTGGGCTATTGATGAATGAGGCGTATTAA
- the accC gene encoding acetyl-CoA carboxylase biotin carboxylase subunit, whose product MLKRVLVANRGEIALRVIRSLKEIGVESVAVYAQADKESLHVKYADKALCIGKGNLRETYLNKGEIITAAKVAKADAIHPGYGFLSENAEFAKLVNAYGIVFIGPSPETISRMGDKIAAVKTALEADVPVIPGSHGAVESDQEVMRIASEIGYPLIIKAAAGGGGKGMRIVREEAELAENLHLARNEAQNFFGNDSVYVERFIEVGRHVEVQILADGYGNAVSVGERECSIQRRHQKLIEESPAPFLPQQVRQKMFDSAVRLAKQTDYIGAGTVEYIVDEQNRFYFIEMNTRIQVEHPVTELCSDIDLVRHQILVAGGAKLPFTQQEVLHEGHSIECRINAEDPDKGFIPSPGTITHLILPGGPGVRIDSHIYPGYTIPHLYDSLVAKIIVHAENRDVAIARMKRALHEFKVEGIETTIPLHLKILDNERFKQGKYNTDFISREKILAQ is encoded by the coding sequence ATGTTAAAGCGAGTTCTGGTTGCAAATCGTGGAGAGATTGCTCTGAGGGTTATTCGTAGCTTAAAGGAGATAGGGGTAGAATCGGTAGCTGTGTATGCTCAAGCGGACAAAGAGTCACTTCATGTGAAATATGCTGACAAAGCTCTCTGCATTGGCAAAGGTAACCTAAGGGAGACCTATCTTAATAAGGGAGAGATAATTACAGCGGCAAAGGTTGCTAAAGCAGATGCTATACACCCAGGTTACGGATTTCTTTCTGAAAACGCTGAATTTGCCAAATTGGTAAATGCCTATGGTATCGTGTTTATCGGCCCTTCACCTGAGACCATTAGTCGAATGGGTGATAAAATAGCTGCTGTAAAAACAGCGCTTGAAGCCGATGTGCCGGTGATACCCGGTAGTCATGGAGCGGTGGAGAGTGATCAGGAGGTGATGCGAATCGCTTCTGAGATTGGGTATCCGCTTATAATTAAAGCCGCTGCAGGTGGTGGTGGCAAAGGGATGCGCATCGTTCGGGAGGAGGCCGAACTTGCAGAGAACCTTCATCTTGCACGCAATGAAGCTCAGAATTTCTTTGGTAATGACAGTGTATATGTGGAGCGTTTTATCGAGGTGGGACGTCACGTTGAAGTACAAATTCTTGCCGATGGATATGGAAATGCGGTAAGTGTGGGGGAGAGAGAGTGTTCGATTCAAAGACGTCACCAGAAACTAATTGAAGAGAGTCCTGCACCGTTTCTACCACAGCAGGTGCGCCAGAAGATGTTTGATTCTGCAGTACGACTGGCAAAGCAAACAGACTACATTGGCGCCGGCACGGTAGAATATATAGTTGATGAACAAAATCGGTTCTATTTTATCGAAATGAACACCCGCATTCAGGTTGAGCATCCGGTAACAGAGCTTTGTAGTGACATCGATTTGGTGAGACATCAGATATTGGTCGCCGGTGGTGCAAAACTGCCCTTCACTCAGCAAGAGGTCCTGCATGAGGGGCATTCAATAGAGTGCAGAATAAACGCTGAAGATCCCGATAAGGGCTTTATTCCATCACCGGGAACAATTACTCATCTTATACTACCCGGGGGCCCGGGGGTTAGAATCGACTCCCACATCTACCCCGGCTACACGATACCTCACCTTTATGACTCGCTTGTTGCAAAGATTATAGTACACGCTGAGAATCGTGATGTTGCTATAGCCAGAATGAAACGGGCACTGCATGAATTTAAGGTGGAAGGGATCGAAACAACAATACCACTGCATCTAAAAATTCTGGATAATGAGAGATTTAAGCAGGGTAAATATAATACCGATTTTATATCCCGGGAGAAAATACTGGCACAGTAA
- a CDS encoding LemA family protein, producing MAWVALVLILALLIIGVVYIITIYNGLVALKNNISKTWSNIDVLLKQRYDELPKLIKVCEGYMIHERSTLENVTKARSMLQSASSPQQQTEASNMLTSALRSLFALTENYPDLKSDINFRQLQARITELEEMIADRREFYNETVNTYNIRIQQFPDIFIANQIGYRRAQLWKINPEHRKDVKVEFSFRSP from the coding sequence ATGGCATGGGTTGCACTGGTTTTAATTCTTGCGCTTTTAATTATTGGTGTCGTTTATATAATCACTATTTATAACGGACTGGTGGCACTAAAAAACAATATATCAAAAACCTGGAGCAATATCGATGTTTTGCTTAAACAAAGGTATGATGAGCTTCCCAAGCTTATAAAGGTGTGCGAAGGCTACATGATTCATGAACGCTCAACTCTTGAAAATGTTACCAAAGCCCGCTCAATGCTTCAAAGTGCCAGCTCACCTCAACAGCAGACTGAAGCAAGCAACATGCTGACATCTGCACTTCGCTCTTTGTTTGCTCTCACGGAAAACTACCCGGACCTTAAAAGTGATATCAATTTCCGGCAGCTTCAGGCCCGTATCACCGAACTTGAAGAGATGATTGCTGATCGCCGGGAATTTTATAATGAAACGGTAAACACCTATAACATTCGTATTCAACAGTTCCCCGACATATTTATAGCCAACCAGATCGGCTACAGACGCGCACAGCTTTGGAAAATTAACCCTGAGCATCGAAAAGATGTCAAAGTTGAATTTTCCTTCAGATCTCCCTGA
- a CDS encoding ABC transporter substrate-binding protein/permease, whose protein sequence is MLKKLHLFLLFLLFCLFFSTPFAEQQTLSVALTGQYPPFSFYNVQGELDGFDVDVSKAIADHLGYELEIITTEWDGILAGLLANRYDAIIGSMAITAQRAERVSFSTPYYTSGAQVFINLKDKGEIEGIEDLSGKRVGVVRGETYEHFLRENHPEVQVVTYRSTVDIFQDMNNNRLEAFLSDRLVGLHQIKSANMPFILAGDLLYEEQMGIPVRKQNTELLGKINQALETMESDGTLEEIHARYFGPATVSIAEEGASESMSMGLIASMLIQGFVITIGVAIASILAGLILAIPVGVILHSEPRVWYTIFRSITDFIRGTPVLIQLFFVYFGAPQLGISLSPIASAIITLSLNSAAYMSEVIRSGLMAVDKGQGIAARALGLNRREQFLYVVWPQAFRVALPPLVNSAVALLKDTALVSVISVNEIITETQSIISVTYDPMRFYFIVAIMFFAFTYPLMQLAGKIERNLKSKGYTV, encoded by the coding sequence ATGCTTAAAAAATTACATTTGTTTCTATTATTTCTGCTGTTTTGCCTCTTTTTTTCAACACCATTTGCTGAGCAACAAACCCTCTCGGTTGCTTTGACTGGCCAATACCCCCCCTTTAGTTTTTATAACGTGCAGGGGGAGCTCGATGGGTTTGATGTCGATGTTTCAAAAGCCATAGCCGATCATCTGGGCTACGAGCTTGAGATTATCACCACCGAATGGGATGGTATCCTTGCAGGCCTTCTTGCAAACAGATATGATGCTATTATTGGATCAATGGCCATTACTGCCCAGCGTGCAGAAAGAGTCTCCTTCTCTACCCCCTATTACACCTCTGGTGCTCAGGTCTTTATCAATCTTAAAGATAAGGGGGAAATAGAGGGGATTGAAGACCTTAGTGGTAAAAGGGTCGGAGTGGTGCGGGGTGAAACTTACGAGCATTTCCTCAGAGAAAACCATCCCGAAGTCCAGGTGGTTACCTACCGAAGCACCGTTGATATTTTTCAGGACATGAACAATAACCGGCTCGAGGCTTTTTTGAGCGACCGACTGGTTGGACTCCATCAGATCAAATCTGCCAACATGCCCTTTATTTTAGCCGGCGATCTTCTTTATGAAGAGCAGATGGGTATTCCGGTTAGAAAACAGAATACTGAGCTGCTTGGCAAAATTAATCAGGCGCTTGAAACGATGGAAAGCGACGGTACACTTGAAGAGATACACGCACGGTACTTTGGACCTGCTACAGTAAGCATAGCTGAGGAAGGCGCATCTGAGTCAATGAGCATGGGCCTTATTGCCTCTATGCTGATTCAGGGGTTCGTTATTACCATCGGTGTTGCGATAGCATCAATTCTGGCAGGACTCATTTTGGCTATACCGGTAGGAGTCATTTTGCACTCCGAACCCCGTGTGTGGTACACAATTTTTCGCTCAATTACAGATTTTATCCGTGGAACTCCGGTTCTTATACAACTTTTCTTTGTCTATTTTGGGGCACCGCAGCTTGGTATCTCTCTTTCCCCTATCGCTTCTGCCATTATAACCCTTTCACTTAACTCCGCAGCATATATGTCTGAGGTTATACGCTCGGGCCTGATGGCAGTAGACAAGGGACAGGGTATCGCGGCAAGGGCTCTTGGATTAAACAGAAGAGAGCAGTTTCTTTACGTTGTGTGGCCTCAGGCGTTTCGTGTGGCTCTTCCCCCGCTGGTTAATTCCGCAGTTGCGCTTCTTAAAGATACAGCACTCGTTTCCGTAATATCGGTAAATGAAATTATCACAGAAACACAGTCGATAATCAGTGTTACCTATGACCCGATGAGGTTCTATTTTATTGTAGCGATAATGTTCTTTGCCTTTACCTACCCGCTGATGCAGCTTGCCGGTAAAATTGAACGCAATCTCAAAAGCAAAGGTTACACCGTATGA
- a CDS encoding ATP-binding cassette domain-containing protein — MIEIKNVNYEYVPGKPVLNNISATFRDSEPISVVLGESGSGKTTLLRLLGRFLLPQSGEILVKGKEISTIEEKQFRKMVGIVFQQLYLFPHLTVMGNMTLALQKVFRVSPKEAQQRSLRVLERLGLQSLKSSYPCQLSGGQAQRAAIARALVLEPDYLLLDEPTSALDINTTNDFCKWLKTLQENTRFIIVTHDLPFAHEVAHEGILLQNGEVYAKGDIEEITDVFTNTVQEAKAG; from the coding sequence ATGATAGAAATTAAAAATGTTAACTACGAATATGTTCCCGGTAAACCTGTACTGAATAATATATCCGCAACGTTTCGTGATTCGGAGCCAATCTCAGTTGTTCTGGGTGAAAGCGGATCGGGAAAAACAACGCTGCTTCGCCTGCTTGGTCGTTTCCTCTTACCACAATCCGGTGAGATACTGGTAAAGGGTAAGGAGATAAGCACAATAGAAGAAAAGCAGTTTCGAAAGATGGTAGGGATCGTGTTTCAGCAGCTTTACCTCTTTCCCCATCTTACGGTTATGGGAAACATGACCCTTGCACTGCAAAAGGTGTTCAGGGTTTCACCTAAAGAAGCACAGCAAAGAAGTCTCAGAGTGCTTGAGCGCCTGGGGTTGCAGTCTCTTAAATCCAGCTACCCCTGTCAACTTAGTGGTGGTCAGGCCCAGAGAGCCGCAATAGCACGCGCCTTGGTCCTCGAACCCGATTACCTACTGCTGGATGAACCCACTTCAGCGCTTGATATCAACACCACCAACGATTTCTGTAAATGGTTAAAAACGCTGCAGGAAAACACACGATTTATCATCGTTACCCATGATCTGCCCTTTGCCCATGAAGTGGCCCATGAAGGCATACTGCTCCAAAATGGTGAAGTCTATGCAAAAGGTGATATAGAGGAGATTACAGATGTTTTCACCAACACAGTACAAGAGGCTAAAGCCGGCTAA